One part of the Aurantibacillus circumpalustris genome encodes these proteins:
- a CDS encoding 16S rRNA (uracil(1498)-N(3))-methyltransferase has translation MNVFIASVDDKVALMTAEESWHCTKVLRKKVGDTVHLIDGVGNFFEGVLELVSEKQCRVKITQGPRAQPKRNYYLHLAIAPTKQMDRIEWMLEKAVEIGVDEISFIASKNSERTVVKHERVLKIVESAVKQSLQAYLPKINEISSFKDLITTSVADQKLIAHCYELPKQDIKRISFKDTSTLILIGPEGDFTLEEVELSQKNKFEGLSLGNNRLRAETAGLCVCQAASLLS, from the coding sequence ATGAATGTATTTATTGCTTCTGTAGATGATAAGGTAGCTCTGATGACAGCGGAAGAAAGCTGGCATTGTACTAAAGTCTTGAGAAAAAAAGTCGGTGATACTGTTCATTTAATTGACGGTGTTGGCAATTTTTTTGAAGGCGTGTTGGAACTCGTATCAGAAAAACAGTGCCGCGTAAAAATTACTCAAGGGCCTAGGGCTCAGCCAAAAAGAAATTACTATTTGCATCTTGCTATTGCTCCAACAAAACAAATGGATAGAATTGAATGGATGCTTGAAAAAGCTGTTGAAATTGGGGTCGATGAAATTAGTTTTATTGCAAGTAAAAATTCTGAACGCACGGTTGTTAAACATGAACGCGTTTTGAAAATTGTTGAAAGTGCTGTGAAACAAAGTCTACAGGCTTATCTCCCAAAAATAAATGAAATCAGTTCTTTTAAAGATCTTATAACTACATCTGTTGCAGATCAGAAACTAATCGCACACTGTTACGAATTACCTAAACAGGACATTAAACGAATTTCTTTTAAAGATACTTCAACGCTAATATTGATTGGACCAGAAGGTGATTTTACTTTAGAAGAAGTAGAATTATCTCAAAAAAATAAATTCGAGGGATTAAGTTTAGGGAATAACCGTTTAAGAGCAGAAACAGCCGGGCTCTGTGTGTGCCAGGCTGCTTCGTTATTGTCATAA
- a CDS encoding citrate (Si)-synthase, eukaryotic, which produces MDPLKEKFKAKAEVLSSEIKDIIKTHGELKLGEITVAQVYQGMRGMPGMVTETSRLDPEEGIRFRGYTIPELRKQLPKAPGGTEPLPEGIFYLMLVGELPSQDDVTFITNEWQKRSNVPKHVFDVIEAMPVDTHPMTQFVLGIMAMQRESVFSKAYAKGMSKKEYWDYAYEDSMNLIARLPRVAAYIYRRKYKGGAHIEPDHKLDWAANFAHMLGYEGLDMKRLMRLYLTIHVDHEGGNVSAHTTHLVGSALSDPYLAFAAGMNGLAGPLHGLANQEVLSWIMELKETLGGGLPTKDQIAEYIKKTLTEGKVVPGYGHAVLRKTDPRFTAQQDFYKTHIKHDDICEIVQMVYEVAPPILESTGKIKNPWPNVDAHSGALLVHYGMHEFDFYTVLFGVSRALGVLASLIWDRATGSPIERPGSLTTDNIKAKIKAAQASASKA; this is translated from the coding sequence ATGGATCCGTTGAAAGAAAAGTTTAAGGCAAAAGCAGAAGTTTTGTCTTCAGAGATTAAAGATATTATTAAAACCCACGGCGAATTAAAGCTTGGTGAAATTACTGTAGCTCAAGTATATCAAGGTATGCGCGGGATGCCGGGAATGGTAACTGAAACTTCACGTTTAGATCCTGAAGAAGGAATTCGTTTTAGGGGTTATACCATTCCTGAATTACGTAAACAATTACCAAAAGCTCCGGGAGGCACGGAACCATTGCCTGAAGGGATTTTTTACCTAATGCTTGTTGGAGAATTACCTTCGCAAGATGATGTAACCTTTATTACAAATGAGTGGCAAAAACGCAGTAATGTACCAAAGCATGTTTTTGATGTAATTGAAGCTATGCCTGTGGATACACATCCCATGACTCAATTTGTGTTGGGTATTATGGCGATGCAGCGTGAATCAGTATTTTCAAAAGCTTATGCAAAAGGTATGAGCAAAAAAGAATATTGGGATTACGCCTACGAAGACAGTATGAATTTAATAGCACGTTTACCGCGTGTTGCAGCATATATTTATCGTCGTAAATACAAGGGTGGTGCTCATATTGAACCAGATCATAAATTAGACTGGGCAGCAAACTTTGCTCACATGCTTGGCTACGAAGGTCTCGATATGAAACGTTTAATGCGTTTGTATTTAACCATTCACGTTGATCATGAAGGAGGGAATGTTTCTGCGCATACAACCCATTTGGTTGGATCTGCACTATCCGATCCTTATTTAGCTTTCGCAGCAGGAATGAACGGCCTTGCGGGACCATTGCATGGTTTAGCAAATCAGGAAGTATTAAGCTGGATAATGGAATTAAAAGAAACTTTAGGAGGAGGTTTGCCTACTAAAGATCAAATAGCTGAATACATCAAAAAAACACTAACAGAAGGGAAAGTTGTTCCAGGTTACGGCCACGCAGTGCTGCGCAAAACAGATCCTCGTTTCACCGCGCAACAAGATTTCTACAAAACACACATTAAACACGATGATATTTGTGAAATAGTTCAAATGGTTTATGAAGTAGCCCCTCCAATTTTAGAAAGCACAGGGAAAATTAAAAACCCTTGGCCAAATGTTGACGCGCACTCTGGAGCGCTTTTAGTTCACTACGGCATGCACGAATTTGATTTTTATACTGTTTTATTCGGTGTTAGTCGTGCATTAGGCGTTTTAGCTAGTTTAATTTGGGATAGAGCAACAGGGTCTCCTATTGAGCGTCCGGGTTCTTTAACAACTGATAATATTAAAGCAAAAATAAAAGCGGCGCAAGCTTCCGCTTCAAAAGCTTAA
- a CDS encoding 2TM domain-containing protein: METEKDRDLWKIAKKRVGFKRHLTTYIIINTMLWLFWLFNEDKSDFPWPLWPMLGWGVGLAFNYREAYISPNNNSIEKEYEKLKKK; this comes from the coding sequence ATGGAAACAGAAAAAGACAGAGACCTCTGGAAAATCGCTAAAAAACGCGTAGGGTTTAAAAGACATCTTACAACCTATATTATAATTAATACCATGCTCTGGCTTTTTTGGTTATTTAATGAAGATAAGTCTGATTTTCCATGGCCGCTATGGCCAATGCTTGGATGGGGAGTAGGTTTAGCATTTAATTACCGTGAAGCATACATCTCTCCAAACAACAATTCTATTGAGAAAGAGTACGAAAAATTAAAAAAGAAATAA
- a CDS encoding glutathione peroxidase, translating into MKRKLITTLGAFSLALAFIISFAATTQKKISSKASIYDFKLKTLDGQELSLSKFKGKKMLLVNVASECGYTPQYKNLQALHEKYGNKVVVIGFPANNFGGQEPGSSSEIKSFCTKNYGVTFQMMEKISVKGSDMHPLYKYLSTKEENGTCSDAPGWNFCKYLIDENGNVVKFFSSKVDPLSEEITSLLK; encoded by the coding sequence ATGAAAAGAAAACTGATTACTACTTTAGGCGCTTTTAGCCTTGCACTTGCTTTTATTATTTCTTTCGCTGCTACTACACAAAAGAAAATTAGTTCTAAGGCAAGTATTTATGATTTTAAGCTAAAAACACTGGATGGACAAGAACTAAGTCTTTCAAAATTCAAAGGTAAAAAGATGTTGCTTGTAAATGTAGCCAGCGAATGCGGTTATACTCCCCAGTACAAAAATTTACAAGCTCTTCACGAAAAATACGGTAACAAAGTAGTTGTTATTGGATTTCCTGCAAATAACTTTGGTGGACAAGAACCAGGCAGTAGTTCAGAAATTAAATCCTTTTGCACTAAAAATTATGGCGTTACTTTTCAAATGATGGAAAAAATAAGTGTAAAAGGAAGCGACATGCATCCGCTTTACAAATATTTAAGTACTAAAGAAGAAAATGGAACTTGCAGTGATGCTCCTGGTTGGAATTTCTGTAAATATCTTATCGATGAGAATGGCAATGTTGTTAAGTTTTTTAGTAGCAAGGTTGATCCGTTGAGTGAAGAAATTACTTCTCTACTCAAATAA
- the pfkA gene encoding 6-phosphofructokinase, with translation MIKKIGVLTSGGDSPGMNACIRAVVRTALYHNIEVIGFLRGYEGLIDNTYLELKPESVSGIIHKGGTILKTARSERFRTDNGIEQAAKTITKNNLNGLVVIGGDGSFKGASVLSKHVGLPIIGCAGTIDNDLVGTDFTIGYDTAINTVIEALDKIRDTAESHDRIFVVEVMGRDAGLIALRSAIASGAEALLVPELRHDMENLVSKIKNWRSTKSSKIIVVAEGDQSGGAFKVAEIIKKQCPEFDLRVSVLGHIQRGGNPTCMERVNASIVGFNAVKAIMVGRKNEMVGIIDKKVHFTSFEKAIKHHKKLNPDFEEIIEILSS, from the coding sequence ATGATTAAAAAAATTGGAGTTTTAACTTCGGGGGGAGACTCGCCAGGAATGAACGCATGTATTAGAGCCGTTGTTCGAACCGCATTATATCACAACATAGAAGTGATTGGTTTTTTAAGAGGTTACGAAGGCTTAATTGACAATACTTATCTCGAGTTAAAACCCGAATCCGTTTCTGGGATCATTCACAAAGGCGGGACAATCTTAAAAACTGCTCGTAGTGAAAGGTTCAGAACCGACAATGGTATTGAACAAGCAGCAAAAACTATTACTAAAAATAATCTAAACGGTCTTGTTGTTATAGGTGGAGATGGATCATTTAAAGGCGCCTCTGTTTTAAGCAAACATGTCGGCTTACCAATAATTGGATGTGCCGGAACCATTGACAACGATTTAGTAGGCACAGACTTCACAATTGGATACGACACTGCAATTAATACAGTAATTGAAGCTTTAGATAAAATTAGAGATACGGCAGAAAGTCATGATAGAATTTTTGTAGTGGAAGTAATGGGTCGTGATGCCGGACTTATTGCCTTGCGAAGTGCTATCGCGAGTGGAGCCGAAGCACTTTTAGTTCCAGAACTAAGACATGACATGGAAAACCTTGTATCAAAAATAAAAAACTGGCGTAGCACAAAAAGCAGCAAGATAATTGTTGTAGCAGAAGGTGATCAAAGTGGCGGAGCATTTAAAGTTGCAGAAATAATAAAAAAGCAGTGTCCAGAATTTGATTTGCGTGTCAGTGTTTTAGGTCATATTCAACGTGGGGGCAATCCAACTTGCATGGAGAGGGTTAATGCCAGTATTGTCGGATTTAACGCTGTAAAAGCGATTATGGTTGGGAGAAAAAATGAAATGGTCGGTATTATTGATAAAAAAGTACATTTCACATCTTTTGAAAAAGCAATAAAGCATCATAAGAAACTAAATCCTGATTTTGAGGAAATTATTGAAATATTGAGCAGTTAA
- the ruvX gene encoding Holliday junction resolvase RuvX, giving the protein MGRILAIDYGSKRVGLAVTDSLRLIATGLTTVHSKDLIQFLENYFKKETVDVIVIGEPKTLQNNKSDSARFIDPFVVHLQRKFPDKKIERYDERFTSAMAHQTMLSGGLKKKDRQAKETVDMISAIIILQDYMSFTENKI; this is encoded by the coding sequence ATGGGAAGAATTTTGGCAATAGATTATGGAAGCAAAAGAGTTGGTCTTGCTGTGACTGATAGCCTGAGATTGATTGCTACTGGTTTAACAACAGTACATAGCAAAGATTTGATTCAATTTTTGGAAAATTATTTTAAGAAAGAAACCGTGGATGTAATTGTGATTGGAGAACCTAAAACACTGCAAAATAATAAAAGTGATAGTGCACGTTTTATAGACCCGTTTGTTGTGCATTTGCAAAGAAAATTCCCGGATAAAAAAATTGAACGTTACGATGAACGCTTTACAAGTGCTATGGCGCATCAAACAATGCTTTCAGGCGGACTTAAAAAAAAGGATAGGCAAGCAAAAGAAACAGTGGATATGATAAGTGCAATTATCATTCTTCAGGATTATATGAGTTTTACTGAAAATAAGATTTAA
- a CDS encoding winged helix-turn-helix domain-containing protein, with translation MFKDLDPLLHSQLRLAVISILVSVKSAEFTYLKEQTKASAGNLSVQLQKLKDANYIEIEKAYKDNYPQTLCKITKVGLKAFEDYVKNLKQYINH, from the coding sequence ATGTTTAAAGATCTTGATCCCTTATTACACTCACAACTCAGACTCGCTGTTATTTCAATTCTTGTGAGTGTAAAAAGTGCTGAGTTTACTTATTTGAAAGAACAAACAAAAGCAAGTGCGGGAAATTTAAGTGTGCAGTTGCAAAAACTAAAAGATGCGAATTACATTGAAATTGAAAAGGCATATAAAGATAATTACCCGCAGACCTTATGTAAAATAACTAAAGTGGGACTCAAAGCTTTTGAAGATTACGTCAAAAATTTAAAACAATACATTAACCATTAA